GTCGACACTGAAGTGTCCTGTAGTCCCTCAAGTTTGAGAAAGAAGCTACGCTTATGCCTGCCTCCCCTGTCGTTGTGGTAGCCATCCTGGCCGACGAAAGTACTCGCAAGGCGACAAAACGCTATTTGAACGAGGTCACTCCTGCAAGCTTTCCAGTAGTCTGTCTCCTCGAAGGTGGCGAACTCGACCCTAGGGATCGGACAAAGATCGAAAGTGCCGAACACGCGGCGATCCTCACGCCCGACTCCTCCCTCCCTAGTGGCTGGATCGATGAATTGATGTGGGTAGCACGCCAGCACCCTGATCACGTTGTTGTCCCTGGTTCTCCAAATGTGCTAGGCCCACAACGCTTCATCCTGGAAGAGGGCCAATCGGTCGCACGACAGGGAGACCAAACCGTTTACGCCCGTGAACATCGCAAGGCGTTCTCTCGCATCGTAGAGCAGATTCAGTTCGCAACCGACCTTGTGGCTATGGCACCAGGGCCTTGGGTTGGGGAGGTTCTGCGGTCATCTCCTGGAACCTGCTTCGATGTCTTCAAAAGGCTATACAAGGACCGCCCCCTGTTGCTTGCTCAAGGTGCAGCGGTATTTTCATCAGTAGTCAAACAACGCCTGATCCCTGGCGCTAAGAGAACGGCCCCTCTGGTCTCATTATGCATGATCATCAAAGACGAAGAGGGGTATCTTGGTGATGCCCTGGACTCGGTAGAGGGGTTGGCTGATGAGATTATCGTCTACGATACCGGATCCAGCGATCGCAGCATTGAGATTGCCGAGAACTACGGCGCCAAAGTAATCCTTGGCCAATGGCGAGATGACTTCGCATGGGCAAGGAACCAAACCCTAGATCATGCGAATGGTCAGTGGATTCTCTGGATCGATGCCGATGAACGCGTGCGAGGTGACATAGACGCACTTCGGCTTCGCCTCGAGGACCCCTTCGCTCCCTATGAGTCCTATTCGATCCGCATCCAAAATGCAACAGGGGCAGGGCTAACCAGTATGGAGCACTTTGCTAACCGTATCTTCCGAAGAAAGGACTGCTACTGGCGAGGAGCAATCCACGAGACTGTATGGTATCGAGACAACCGTCGAACGAACTATACCATCAGAGCACCAGAACTGTATTTGGAGCACCTTGGGTATCTCGATGCTTCGCTTGCCGGTCGCAACAAGGCAGACCGCAACATCAGCGTTTCCGATCAGAATGAGTCCGCAGACTCTCTCGAAGAAGTTGCCCTCCATAAAGCTCGTTCCCTCACGATGGGAGGTCGTTTCGATGAAGCGATTGAGCTGCTTGAAACCAAGGTTCTCGGTCGCGACTCCCCTGCCATGCACCGAATCGCGCTTTTGATGCTTGGGGTCTGGTATCGGGTGGTCGGACGCTATGACGATGCGAAAGCCATTCTTGCTCAATATGGTGATGCCGAAATAGATCCAGCCTTTGCCGAGGCCGAGTATGCACAGCTTGCCTTTGTCCAGGGGGACTTTGACGAGGTGCTACGTCATGTGAATCAAGTCACACACTTCGTTGCTGATCGCGATGGCTTAACCGTCTCCCCCGATAATCTTGCTGGCCTCAAGGCACGGGCACTGGCACAGCTTGGCCGGCACGAGGAAGCAGCACAGACAATTCTTGGAGCTCTACAGCGAGGAGTGTTAGAGGTTCATCTTGGAGAACTCATCGACTGGATGGACCAAGGTGGCGTACCGATGTCGGAACTGGCGAAGGCTATCCCTGATAGTAAGAAGACGCTAGTGCTTGCCCAGCTCCTACAGATCGATCCAGTAGTCGCGGATCAGGTATTAGTGGAGCTCCATGATGCAAACCCCACGGACCTTGCGATTCTGGCGACCGCCTCGCTCGTTGCGAAGCAGCTTGACTCGCAACGTCAGACCTCTTGGCGAGCGACACTGGCTAAAGCGGGTCTGGTGAACGCTTAGGAATCCGAGGGGCGATTGGACTCCTCGATTGCTCGGAGTGCATCCTCGAGATCGCTCCAAGCTTGAAGCTCAGAGAGAATCTCCTCGTCTGGAGCATGGGCAATGTCTGTGAGCCGATGCCAACCAACCCCAGCTTGCGTCCGTGACATCGCTAGTAGGTCTTGTTGAATCTCCTGTGCTAGCGCCTGTATGCAATGAATCTCCAATAACTCTACATCCTTGAACCGTGCACCACACTTACAAACACAGGTCGTGTAGGTGCCCGGATCCGCTTGATGCCCTGTCGCTACATGATCTAGCTTATGCTCACGCTCCACGAGACAACACCTCTCCAAGTTGGCGAAGCGAATGGCCCCAATCGCCAAGACGATACTCATCTCCAAATGGGTTGTTCGGGCGATCAAGTGGCCTTGGAAAGAGGTGCTGGCAATCAGTGAACTCCCAGTCTGCTTTGCGTACCAAGGTGACTTCGAGCACGTCATAACCCATTACTCCATCAGCGAGTGCTCGAGCTCCATAGTTATTGGCATGGACATGGACGATCTGGTGGGTGCCAAACAGGACTTCTAGAGAACGATAGACCCGCGCTTGGAACGCATGATCCTCCACAATGCGTAAGAGGTGATGTAACTCCATGACGATTTGGCTAAACGGTGCGAGGTCGTGGGGTCTAAGTTGCGGCAGTATGTCCCACTCCCCTCCCTCGATGTCGATGTTAAGAATGAGATCATCTCGGGTCTCATTGTGGTGGGTCGCAAGCGCATCTCCAAGACTGATCATGGTCTCGCTGGTCTTAGCGCCAAGTCCTAAACGATAAAAAACTGTCTCGCCTTCAACAGGAGGTGGCGCATCGATCGTATGGTCATATTGATAGACACGATTGTTCCTCATAGCCATCGCCTGATCCCACGTAACCTCTTGTCCAATGCCAAAGTTGTAGGCAATGGTGTTGGCGAGACCACGGTCAACCATCACGTAGCCTCCGTCGTTGGCTCCACCGACCCTGATGAACTCAGCACCATAAGGAGTCATGGGGGTAAGAAGGTTCTGAAGTTCCAATAGGGCACCTATATCCGTTGGCGCGAGAAACCGTGGACCCTGTTGGGCAACAAACGAAAGGTAAGCGATCTGTTCCTCGAGGGTTGCTTGACGCTCACGCAAGTGATTGAGAACAGCGGCGACTTGGGCATCCATCATCTAACTCCTTAACTGGGTTACTGAGAACATCTTTATAACGACTCTGTGCTCTTGGCCTCTAGAAGAGCGCCCGTATCGATATCGATCCAACGGTCAAAAAACAGCGTGTCAGCATAACTGGTACCAAAGACGCGATCAAGGGCAAGGAGGAGTGCAAGTCGAGGAGTTGTGACACCCTTCTCTGCTCTGGCAAGTGCTGCTACTGAAAACCGAGTCACCTTCGCCAATTGGCGTAGGCTCATCCCTCGTTCCTCTCGTGGCCTGCGTAACGATTCACCAAGGGATTCAGACCAAGCGATGCGAGGGTAATGACGTTGGTAGAAGTCGGTAACCACGAGCTGGTCGCCTCGTTTGATGGCGATCCGAGATGATGGTTTGAAATCCGAGCGCAAGTTAGATCCTAACAGCGTATCAAGAACCTTCATCTGTTGATAGGTTGGATGAGCAGCACAACGTTCCCATGTCCATATCGTGTAGGAGCCTACCCCGCACCTCTTTGCCACCGTATTAACTTGCATCCCGATTTTGATTCTCGCATGCTTCAAGGATGTGGCATGTCGTGCGGTCCAACAAGGCTGTTTAGCCTTTTTGCGGAGAGGCTTGTTATGATAATTGGAGGAGTCGCGTTGCGCTGGCCTCTGACGATCCACAAAGAGATCTTTTAACTTCAACGTCCAGTCATCAAGATAATACTGGTGGCTAAAGTCGCTCCCGGGTAGCTGATCGATTGAGCGCAGAAACCGTAGCGATGGCTTTGCTGTAGCGTTCTCTACCTCGACTAGCCATGCATAGGAACATCCCAGTATCCCGCTTAATTTGAGTACAGAGTACCCGTAAGCCTCACGCTCCCTCCGAATTACTTGCCCCTTGTCTCGGTTCCACACATTCTCATTGAACCGCTGGTAAAATTCAGTGGCCTCTTCGTATGCAGCCTGCGTGGAGCAAATTGGTACATCGGGCAAAAAATGTTCGTGGAACCTGGTGCCGAGTAGTTCGTCAAGACTTACAAGGTACCCATAGGTTGGAGAGGATTGATAGCATGTCTCCCATGTCGAGAGCATCACCAAGGAGATGCCCAATTCGGATGCAAGATGGCGTGAGGACACATCAAGTGCTAAGCGTGCGAACCGTAAGCTAGCGCCATAAATGGCTCCCCACTCCTGAGAAGGAGGTGCGTCTTGTCGTTCTCCACGCTTCTCTCTGTCCCGTTTGCGTTGCTCTCTAGCGGCCGGATCAAGCGTAAACCGGGCATCAGGTGCGAGTTGGGCGTGGAAGGAGGATTCCAAAATCTCGTCAATACTAGTCAGTATCTGCATAGTGGGAAACTGAATTCCATTCTCGATGGCACAAACCTTCCAAGAGAGTACCGAGGTTAGAGGCCAGGCCTGTCTGTGAGTAGCCCTTTGACTTACGGAGGGACCTTAGTGCTTGTGCGTACTCAAACGTCCAAGGCACTCTTGCCTCTTGGACTTTGCTCGTGTTCGATAGGGTCCGTTTGCGTGGTCTAGCTACGGATTCGGGTTGTCGAGTTGTCGCAGTCATGTTTGTGGCTCCGCTCCAACACTAGTAAGCACGTCACCGGAATGCTCGCCTCTGTGCCCTATGCGTATTTGCTGACGATACCTAGCGTCCTTCCATAGGTCGAGACGTGCCTTTACTTGGGGCTCAAGGCTTTCGTGTAGAGAGACCGCATTCGTGGGCAACTCACCAGGATAGAGCTCAAGCAGTGCTTGTGCACCATAGAGGTCCTGGTGATCCAATAGCAACGCAATGGTGTTGGAGAGGTCGTCGATCCCCCACTCAGTGAGGGTCCGAGCAACTTGGAGTTCAGTCGCATTGAAGTGATCGAGCTCAACATCACCAGTGAAGGCCCCTGCAATCGCTCGTTCCGCAATACGTGCGCTCTGGCTCCAAGAGAAGGTAGTGCTTGTTGCCAGTCCCGATTGGATTCGTTGCTCATGAACCGAGTCATCAACAAGAGCTAGACGGATTCCCTGAGTAAGGTCTTCGACAGAGACCTCTAACCAATGGTACCTCCCGCCAATTGGACCATAATTATCAACAGCTGGCTGATCGCTAATGGCGACAGAGGCTTTAACCAGAATGGCATTGGTGTCGTTTGCATAGTCATCGGCGGCACCTCCTCGAGTCAGCACTACAGCCGTGCCGAGACTCATCGCTTCGAGTCCACCAAGATAGAAACCTTCTGCTCGATAGGGATGCACAAGCGCCTGCGACTCTGCAACAAGCAGATCGAGGTCGTCCCGGCTGAGGCTCTCGCGAAGCACTTGGGTAATCTCACCCACGCGGGGGTACAGCTTTACTAAGTCATCAACAAGTGACTGACCTTGATAGAAGGAATTGTTGCCAGATTCTTTAATAACGACTGAGACCCCGCTGAGCTCGTCATCGTCAAGGGCATCAAGAGCCCGAATGAAGAGATCTATGCCTTTGCGCCAAATTCCACCGCCGAGGAAAAGCAGCTGATTGGGCTTCTTGACGGGGAACTTGATCGAAGGCGGTCGCACTCCCAGTGGCACGATTCTGACCTTTTGGGGATCCGCTCCGGCCTCGACCCAACAGGACTTGACAAAGTTTGTATGCACCCACACTTGATCGACGTTATCCAGGGCCTTGACCCACTCAAGAGGTACACCACCGAACTCCCAGGGTTGGATCACAATGAAGATCCGCGAGTTTGGTCGTTCCCAATTGGGTGGCCAGAACTGGCGAATACACACGTCTGCACCATCACTTGAGCCGAGTGGGAAGGGCTCAAGTCCGAGTCGCGCACATCCAATCTCTACTTGTTCTGGGTCTTCATCCCATGAATTGAGTGCAACGAGATGGCCACGGCTCCGAAGCGCATCTGCAAGGTTGAGATTAACGATGCCATAGCTGTTGTCAAAACGAGTATTGCCTTCAAAAACGATTCTCATAGGACTCCTGTGGTGCGCATACTACCAAAAGCATCGGAGAAACTCATGTCTTCTTAATGTTGGATTCAGACCTTGATGAGGCTTTCAACCCTCTCTGGACAATTTTCCTATCAAGCTCTGCGCCTCGTGTGTCGAAGATCTTAGGGATACCAGGTAGATCCTGGTGTTACGTATATGAATACGAGGGAATTCAAGGAGGATTCATGTCCCTATCGGTTAATACAAACATCTCGGCCATTGAGGCGTACAATAACTTGAACGCCACTAACAACGCGATGCAAACGTCCATCAACCAGCTGTCTTCAGGCTTGAAGATCCAAAACGCCTCCCAAGGTGCTGCGGACTACGTGATCTCACAGGGTCTACAGACTCAGGCGAATGGTCTGGGTGTTGCTATCAACAACGGTCAGGATGCCACCTCGGTACTCCAGATCGCCACGGGTGCCATGAACCAGCAGATCTCGATCTTGCAGACCATGAACCAGTTGGCAACCCAAGCTGCGAACGCTGGCGCGAACAACACCACGTCGAACAACGCCGACCAACAAGAGTTTGCGGCTCTACAGAACCAGCTGGATCAGATCGCGAACTCAACACAGTTCGGCTCCACTCAGTTGCTCAACGGGACCTATACCGGACAGTCATTCCAGATTGGTGCTTACGCCGCATCAGTAGACCAGGTAGTGGTGAGCATCGGTAATCTTGGATCAGCTTCGCTTGGTGTCAGCGCGGCATCGGTGAACATCTCGACGGCTTCTGCCGCGTTCTCTGCGATGGCATCAGTACAGGCGGCAATCACAACGGTTGCCTCTGCTGAAGCTGCCATTGGCGCGACTCAGAACCAGATCCAGGACATCATCGCCAACGACACCGTTGCCCAGCAAAACGTGACCTCAGCGAACTCGACGCTGGTCGACACCAACATGGCCAAGGCGATGACAAACTTCTCGTCCCAGCAGGTGTTGATGCAGGCTGGTGTTGCGATGTTGTCCCAAGCCCAGGCACTACCTCAGTTGATCCTGAAACTAATCCCATAGTTTCTCCTTACTCTCACTATGGGCCAGGGATCGCGTATCCTTGGCCCATTTTGGGTAGTACCTCTTATTTCGTTCTCTAGATCAGCCGAAGCTCATCACAGGCCAAGGAGGTCACATGTCTTCGATATCACCAACGACCAGTACTACTTCAACAACTGGAACGACTAGCACCAGTTCCACCTCGTCAAGCACCACCAGTCCCTTCGCGCCTCCGATCCAATTCAATGGTGTTATCTCAGGCTTAGACACCAGCTCAATCATCAATGCGCTCATGCAGGCCTATGAGCAACCTCAAGTAGATATCCAAAACCAGATCACTTCATT
Above is a window of Ferrimicrobium sp. DNA encoding:
- a CDS encoding helix-turn-helix transcriptional regulator, translated to MQILTSIDEILESSFHAQLAPDARFTLDPAAREQRKRDREKRGERQDAPPSQEWGAIYGASLRFARLALDVSSRHLASELGISLVMLSTWETCYQSSPTYGYLVSLDELLGTRFHEHFLPDVPICSTQAAYEEATEFYQRFNENVWNRDKGQVIRREREAYGYSVLKLSGILGCSYAWLVEVENATAKPSLRFLRSIDQLPGSDFSHQYYLDDWTLKLKDLFVDRQRPAQRDSSNYHNKPLRKKAKQPCWTARHATSLKHARIKIGMQVNTVAKRCGVGSYTIWTWERCAAHPTYQQMKVLDTLLGSNLRSDFKPSSRIAIKRGDQLVVTDFYQRHYPRIAWSESLGESLRRPREERGMSLRQLAKVTRFSVAALARAEKGVTTPRLALLLALDRVFGTSYADTLFFDRWIDIDTGALLEAKSTESL
- a CDS encoding flagellin encodes the protein MSLSVNTNISAIEAYNNLNATNNAMQTSINQLSSGLKIQNASQGAADYVISQGLQTQANGLGVAINNGQDATSVLQIATGAMNQQISILQTMNQLATQAANAGANNTTSNNADQQEFAALQNQLDQIANSTQFGSTQLLNGTYTGQSFQIGAYAASVDQVVVSIGNLGSASLGVSAASVNISTASAAFSAMASVQAAITTVASAEAAIGATQNQIQDIIANDTVAQQNVTSANSTLVDTNMAKAMTNFSSQQVLMQAGVAMLSQAQALPQLILKLIP
- a CDS encoding glycosyltransferase family 4 protein, with protein sequence MRIVFEGNTRFDNSYGIVNLNLADALRSRGHLVALNSWDEDPEQVEIGCARLGLEPFPLGSSDGADVCIRQFWPPNWERPNSRIFIVIQPWEFGGVPLEWVKALDNVDQVWVHTNFVKSCWVEAGADPQKVRIVPLGVRPPSIKFPVKKPNQLLFLGGGIWRKGIDLFIRALDALDDDELSGVSVVIKESGNNSFYQGQSLVDDLVKLYPRVGEITQVLRESLSRDDLDLLVAESQALVHPYRAEGFYLGGLEAMSLGTAVVLTRGGAADDYANDTNAILVKASVAISDQPAVDNYGPIGGRYHWLEVSVEDLTQGIRLALVDDSVHEQRIQSGLATSTTFSWSQSARIAERAIAGAFTGDVELDHFNATELQVARTLTEWGIDDLSNTIALLLDHQDLYGAQALLELYPGELPTNAVSLHESLEPQVKARLDLWKDARYRQQIRIGHRGEHSGDVLTSVGAEPQT
- a CDS encoding TPR domain-containing glycosyltransferase codes for the protein MPASPVVVVAILADESTRKATKRYLNEVTPASFPVVCLLEGGELDPRDRTKIESAEHAAILTPDSSLPSGWIDELMWVARQHPDHVVVPGSPNVLGPQRFILEEGQSVARQGDQTVYAREHRKAFSRIVEQIQFATDLVAMAPGPWVGEVLRSSPGTCFDVFKRLYKDRPLLLAQGAAVFSSVVKQRLIPGAKRTAPLVSLCMIIKDEEGYLGDALDSVEGLADEIIVYDTGSSDRSIEIAENYGAKVILGQWRDDFAWARNQTLDHANGQWILWIDADERVRGDIDALRLRLEDPFAPYESYSIRIQNATGAGLTSMEHFANRIFRRKDCYWRGAIHETVWYRDNRRTNYTIRAPELYLEHLGYLDASLAGRNKADRNISVSDQNESADSLEEVALHKARSLTMGGRFDEAIELLETKVLGRDSPAMHRIALLMLGVWYRVVGRYDDAKAILAQYGDAEIDPAFAEAEYAQLAFVQGDFDEVLRHVNQVTHFVADRDGLTVSPDNLAGLKARALAQLGRHEEAAQTILGALQRGVLEVHLGELIDWMDQGGVPMSELAKAIPDSKKTLVLAQLLQIDPVVADQVLVELHDANPTDLAILATASLVAKQLDSQRQTSWRATLAKAGLVNA